One part of the Trichoplusia ni isolate ovarian cell line Hi5 chromosome 2, tn1, whole genome shotgun sequence genome encodes these proteins:
- the LOC113501525 gene encoding facilitated trehalose transporter Tret1-like produces the protein MSADSTLKSKGHTKVQWALTFLSNLPNLTYGLQCGWMSPVTKLLQSEQSPAGRPLSDSEISWIASAPSLAGMVGVLFFVPLVERYGRKPGILIMLALQVLTWVFKIFPSSMTCLIIGRVACGMAGGGCFHVVPMYIKEFAQDSIRGTLLSIFVIAQSMGILIIYALGGYLDYYTVLWVVIGIPILGFGLFLKAPESPAHLVKVGKIEEAASTLSFLRGIEVEDKEIQNEVNAIKKDDDYFKSIPDVSLITIFTTKAWRKAFVIMILIILAGATSGGFTILNYAATILSTSGVGLSPELQSLSIPIFMTIGSLFTFATVDKLGRKPILLMAYLASALAFACLATTGLLKCTD, from the exons ATGTCCGCTGATAGCACTCTAAAGTCAAAAGGGCATACAAAAGTCCAATGGGCGCTTACGTTcctaa GTAACCTTCCAAATTTGACGTATGGTCTTCAATGTGGCTGGATGTCACCTGTGACGAAACTACTGCAGTCAGAACAGTCTCCGGCTGGTAGACCACTCagtgacagtgaaatatcatgGATCGCTAGTGCACCCTCACTGGCGGGAATGGTGGGAGTGCTATTTTTCGTACCATTAGTAGAAAGATATGGAAGAAAACCGGGAATATTAATAATGCTGGCGCTTCAAGTG TTGACATGGGTCTTCAAAATATTTCCATCCTCCATGACCTGCTTGATCATAGGCCGGGTGGCGTGTGGTATGGCTGGGGGAGGGTGCTTCCATGTCGTTCCTATGTACATTAAAGAGTTTGCTCAGGACAGCATTCGAGGCACTTTGCTATCGATATTTGTGATCGCACAAAGTATGGGCATTCTCATTATATACGCGTTAGGAGGGTACTTAGACTATTATACCGTACTATGGGTTGTAATTGGAATACCAATACTAGGATTTGGACTGTTTCTAAAAGCTCCCGAGTCACCTGCACATTTAGTGAAAGTGGGAAAGATTGAG GAGGCGGCCAGTACTCTTTCATTTTTAAGAGGAATTGAAGTTGAGGATaaagaaattcaaaatgaaGTCAATGCGATAAAAAAGGATGacgattattttaaatctatacctGATGTATCGTTGATCACTATAT TCACAACCAAGGCATGGAGAAAAGCTTTCGTCATTATGATTCTGATTATCCTCGCGGGAGCCACAAGCGGCGGTTTTACTATATTGAACTATGCGGCTACCATACTGTCTACCTCTGGTGTAGGTTTGAGTCCAGAGCTGCAGTCCCTCAGCATacctatttttatgacaatcgGCTCACTCTTCACATTTGCTACAGTGGATAAATTGGGAAGAAAG cCTATTCTATTGATGGCATACCTCGCATCAGCTCTAGCTTTTGCCTGCCTAGCAACAACAGGCTTACTCAAGTGCACGGAT